One Pichia kudriavzevii chromosome 3, complete sequence genomic window carries:
- a CDS encoding uncharacterized protein (PKUD0C11700; similar to Saccharomyces cerevisiae YOR140W (SFL1); ancestral locus Anc_5.476), whose amino-acid sequence MAVMPAPSTVTPSASSESVKTVKQTSSPSFIHKLYAMLEEPEMDELIWWHENQTNFFVRPCEEFTKNLSKYFKHANVASFIRQLNMYGFHKVDNSNSHHNNNNSSNVNDHNNSNNTNDSNNSSNANTVKKSSGPNESNESNAADNPNMKDNGNENTSNTNPNIGSVNAEKDNKDEKPTGDKDAGNSSRNLDNNHGQIWEFKHNSGVFRKGNVEGLNSIKRRSFKNTPDKESKLVYDIPPVPYSTTLHNGATNIAVTNSHIAGSSTPENYHHIQQLLLQQQQQQQQQQQQNQQNQHFNRLSFDQNNQRSSIPGQYEFSEDRSTILFQAQISQLEHDRNSLFNHIKDLQAWNHTLQIKFNEMAIKMEEIQKVNDIYREELAHINYDFVTTLDAIRDSCKNQGVLDNVRSKTLQRSAYRDMTFKNLAYQYQGPVQVQGMQNVSNIPNPVPAGPVSHIRNGSYSTLANRNSSTASVSSNPYFTALKRPSTSTSGLGNSNTNVNANVNASTTPNVNTSTISGNTNPPPPGSIPQGSETPFQRDIRYSVSTSSGRTRNPSIYDPLQPLPVQASFYPVDINSLSRQHSLSQVYVTHRKEELDDKKDVKKQKH is encoded by the coding sequence ATGGCCGTCATGCCCGCTCCGTCCACAGTTACACCTAGTGCATCATCCGAATCTGTCAAGACAGTCAAACAAACGTCATCCCCATCTTTTATCCACAAGCTCTATGCCATGCTTGAGGAGCCTGAAATGGACGAGTTAATATGGTGGCATGAAAACCAGACTAATTTCTTTGTGAGACCATGTGAAGAGTTTACTAAGAATCTTTCCAAGTATTTCAAACATGCTAACGTGGCATCATTCATTAGACAATTGAACATGTATGGCTTCCACAAAGTTGATAATAGTAACAGTCATcacaataataacaattcCAGCAATGTCAATGATCATAATAATTCCAACAACACTAATGATTCTAATAACTCGAGTAATGCCAATACTGTTAAAAAGTCGAGTGGACCTAATGAGTCTAATGAGTCTAATGCAGCTGATAACCCCAACATGAAAGATAATGGTAACGAAAACACTAGTAACACTAATCCAAACATTGGATCTGTTAATGCCGAAAAGGATAACAAGGATGAAAAACCTACAGGTGACAAGGATGCGGGTAATTCTAGTCGCAACTTAGATAACAACCATGGACAGATATGGGAGTTTAAACATAACTCTGGAGTGTTTCGAAAGGGAAATGTTGAGGGCTTGAATAGCATTAAAAGGAGATCCTTCAAAAATACCCCTGACAAAGAATCTAAATTAGTTTATGATATACCGCCTGTACCCTATTCCACTACACTCCATAATGGTGCGACTAACATTGCGGTGACAAATTCGCATATTGCTGGTTCGTCTACTCCTGAAAACTATCATCATATTCAGCAGCTTTTgttgcagcagcagcagcaacagcagcaacagcagcaacaaaatcaacaaaatcaacattttaATAGATTGTCATTTGatcaaaataatcaaagAAGCTCTATACCTGGACAATACGAGTTTTCTGAGGATCGCAGTACAATACTTTTCCAAGCTCAAATTAGTCAGTTGGAACACGATAGAAATTCTTTGTTTAATCATATAAAGGATCTGCAAGCTTGGAACCACACTCTGCAAATCAAATTTAATGAAATGGCTATAAAAATGGAAGAGATCCAAAAAGTCAATGATATTTACAGAGAAGAACTAGCTCATATTAACTACGATTTTGTTACGACATTGGATGCGATTAGAGACTCTTGTAAGAACCAAGGTGTTCTTGATAATGTTCGCTCAAAGACGCTACAAAGAAGTGCCTATAGAGATATGACCTTTAAAAACTTAGCATATCAGTACCAGGGACCCGTCCAGGTACAAGGTATGCAAAATGTTTCTAACATTCCTAATCCTGTTCCAGCTGGTCCTGTTTCTCACATAAGAAATGGAAGTTATTCGACCTTAGCTAATCGAAATTCTTCTACTGCATCCGTTTCATCGAACCCTTATTTTACTGCTCTAAAAAGACCATCAACTTCTACCAGCGGACTAGGTAattcaaatacaaatgTCAATGCCAATGTAAACGCTAGTACTACTCCAAATGTTAACACAAGCACAATTTCTGGGAATACTAATCCGCCTCCACCAGGGAGTATTCCTCAAGGTTCTGAGACTCCTTTCCAGAGAGATATTAGATATTCTGTTTCCACATCCTCAGGAAGGACAAgaaatccttcaatttatGACCCTCTCCAGCCGTTGCCAGTACAGGCAAGCTTTTATCCTGTTGACATAAATTCCTTAAGTAGACAACATTCGTTATCACAGGTTTATGTTACACATAGAAAAGAAGAGCTGGACGATAAAAAGGATgtgaaaaaacaaaagcatTGA
- a CDS encoding uncharacterized protein (PKUD0C11710; Pfam Domains: CIA30(7.2e-32)): MFKSLVKHLKTPQRPTRLCILDFSDPATFPRIQTTSDSSLGGYSTAYFDPYRPATESPLVARFHGLLNPTLPKGNPKVLQSGWAMFKTKNRIKDPKAQFKPFYIFKSQANFWWDWSPFQVLHLRVLNLTPNRKFMVNVQTDTMSRTDLYQHRLFTRPGDNETPVWENIFIDLSEFVLTNRGSVQIQYEAEFEKDRIKSVGLSLADGQHGPFDLLVDKIEVLSGYDYYQEMKQARNSNIPLLNVKDEETVPQLCESNENKNSD, translated from the coding sequence ATGTTCAAGTCCCTTGTGAAGCATCTAAAGACACCACAGAGACCTACACGTTTGTGTATACTGGATTTCTCGGACCCAGCTACCTTCCCCCGTATCCAAACCACATCGGATTCATCTTTAGGTGGTTATTCCACGGCATATTTCGACCCGTACAGACCGGCAACGGAATCCCCATTAGTCGCAAGATTTCATGGGTTACTAAATCCGACTCTACCTAAAGGTAATCCCAAAGTTTTACAATCTGGTTGGGCCATGTTCAAAACGAAGAACAGAATAAAAGATCCAAAGGCACAATTCAAGCCGTTCTATATATTCAAGAGTCAAGCCAATTTCTGGTGGGATTGGTCACCCTTTCAAGTTTTGCATTTGCGTGTTCTAAATTTGACGCCTAATAGGAAGTTTATGGTCAATGTTCAAACCGATACAATGTCAAGAACCGATTTGTATCAGCATAGGCTTTTTACTAGACCAGGAGACAACGAAACTCCAGTCTGGgaaaatatatttattgatttgtCCGAGTTTGTCTTAACCAATAGAGGTAGTGTCCAAATCCAATATGAAGCtgagtttgaaaaagacaGAATCAAATCAGTCGGTTTATCACTGGCCGATGGTCAACATGGTCCCTTCGATTTGTTGGTAGATAAAATTGAGGTTTTATCAGGATATGATTATTACCAAGAAATGAAACAAGCACGTAACTCCAACATACCACTGTTGAATGTgaaagatgaagaaactgtACCTCAACTTTGCGAATCTAACGAGAATAAAAATAGTGACTGA
- a CDS encoding uncharacterized protein (PKUD0C11720; similar to Saccharomyces cerevisiae YDR367W (KEI1); ancestral locus Anc_5.433) yields the protein MHLLRFLPRTSFGVPLHAVVQLVLLFNAVNKASGLYGLLSIFTAHPVDGIQWTYYLTNTALFILTVSTYIYIIKLPSSNLNNDASLPALKCIAVFTICYVADFLSGNLFMLYLANLWIKEENQGAASIQNSTSVYVSHLVKRVSKETKLQSASEQYEIGVSVITILISELIRGYFVSLVLSYYLRLRRRVQRRVHGWFARPVDVLDKLL from the coding sequence ATGCATCTACTTCGTTTTCTTCCTAGAACCTCGTTTGGAGTCCCCCTCCATGCTGTTGTCCAACTAGTGCTGCTCTTCAATGCAGTCAACAAGGCTTCTGGTTTGTATGGTCTCCTGTCAATATTCACAGCGCACCCGGTCGATGGTATACAATGGACCTACTATCTAACAAACACGGCTCTATTCATTTTAACAGTAAGTACATATATCtacatcatcaaattacCTTCATCAAACTTAAACAATGATGCAAGTTTGCCTGCCCTTAAATGCATAGCTGTATTTACCATTTGTTATGTTGCCGATTTTCTTTCCGGAAATCTTTTCATGCTGTACTTGGCTAACCTTTGGATCAAGGAGGAAAACCAAGGAGCAGCCAGCATTCAGAATTCCACTTCTGTTTATGTCTCTCATTTGGTGAAAAGGGTTTCAAAGGAAACTAAATTACAAAGTGCTAGTGAGCAATATGAAATTGGAGTGTCTGTGATTACAATACTTATCTCAGAATTGATCAGAGGTTACTTTGTGTCTCTAGTGCTTTCTTACTATCTTCGTCTTCGTAGGAGGGTCCAGAGACGTGTACATGGCTGGTTTGCTCGTCCCGTGGACGTTTTAGACAAATTGCTCTAG
- a CDS encoding uncharacterized protein (PKUD0C11730; similar to Saccharomyces cerevisiae YOR119C (RIO1); ancestral locus Anc_5.432) has translation MSFSDYSSDEDDFSPVSSTHISQAREKTEIFDKFADKINLEPYHNHRITRDKALRATVDQVLDPRTLRFLGKIFNTGLITKINGCVSTGKEANIYYSENESTGLEYAVKIYKTSILVFKDRTRYVVGEHRFGEKQSKNPRQMVKNWAEKEYRNLKRLHAEPLINSPEPMDLRENILVMEYLTRGKGEPSPKLRDYDFTDLTDVIHYYHEMLILMRVLYQNCRLVHADLSEYNTIVHNNKLYVFDVSQSVEPDHPMAMDFLRMDIKNVNDFFNRIKKINVYAERDIFKFVISPHDVLFKDFDHEEKNNPETKTILEEYLNSLHLKSTEEDEFQDEVFRSLHLVSSLHNIDERDFNKFANGDIDTLVDLVGNTKISKIQDSSRDSASDDEEEQDEYSDVDSTDDENEESKSAKKELKLKKFEDKDEKKARKQKAKEEAREKRQNKMKKHVKKKLVKKGKK, from the coding sequence ATGTCTTTTTCTGATTATTCCTCAGACGAAGATGACTTCAGTCCAGTCTCTAGCACGCATATATCTCAGGCCAGGGAGAAGACGgaaatttttgataaatttgcAGATAAAATCAACTTAGAGCCTTATCACAATCACAGAATTACAAGAGACAAAGCCTTAAGGGCCACTGTTGACCAAGTGTTGGATCCAAGGACGTTGCGGTTTTTGGGAAAGATTTTCAATACTGGCTTAATAACGAAAATTAATGGGTGTGTGTCTACAGGGAAAGAAGCAAATATTTATTATTCTGAAAACGAATCAACTGGCCTTGAATATGCCGTCAAAATCTATAAGACCTCGATTCTTGTTTTTAAAGATAGAACCAGATACGTGGTGGGTGAACACCGTTTTGGTGAAAAACAGTCTAAAAACCCAAGACAAATGGTTAAGAATTGGGCTGAAAAAGAATATagaaacttgaaaagaCTACATGCAGAACCGCTGATAAATTCACCTGAACCAATGGATTTACGTGAGAATATTCTAGTTATGGAATATTTGACACGTGGAAAAGGTGAGCCATCTCCAAAACTAAGGGATTACGATTTTACTGATTTAACTGATGTTATACATTACTATCATGAAATGTTAATTCTCATGAGAGTTTTATACCAGAATTGTAGGCTAGTCCATGCAGATCTAAGTGAATACAACACCATTGTacacaacaacaaattaTATGTCTTTGATGTTTCGCAATCAGTGGAACCAGACCATCCGATGGCCATGGACTTTTTAAGAATGGACATAAAAAACGtgaatgatttttttaacAGAATTAAGAAGATCAATGTTTATGCAGAACGtgatatttttaaatttgtGATTTCGCCTCATGACgttcttttcaaagattttgaccacgaagaaaaaaataatccTGAAACGAAAACAATATTGGAAGAATACCTCAATTCTCTACATCTTAAATCAactgaagaagatgaatttcaagatgAGGTATTTAGGAGTCTACACTTGGTCTCAAGTCTTCACAATATAGATGAGAGAGACTTCAATAAGTTTGCAAATGGGGATATAGATACTTTAGTTGATTTAGTTGGGAATACCAAAATCAGCAAGATTCAAGACTCTAGTCGTGACTCTGCAAgcgatgatgaagaagaacaagatgAATACAGTGATGTTGATTCCACAGATGATGAGAATGAGGAAAGCAAATCTGCAAAAAAGGAATTAAAGCTCaaaaagtttgaagataaagatgaaaaaaaagcccGCAAGCAAAAGGCTAAGGAGGAAGCAAGGGAAAAGCgtcaaaataaaatgaaaaaacaTGTTAAGAAAAAGCTAGTTAAGAAGGGTAAGAAATGa
- a CDS encoding uncharacterized protein (PKUD0C11740; similar to Saccharomyces cerevisiae YDR011W (SNQ2); ancestral locus Anc_3.220), whose protein sequence is MSSVSDSSVGKRDVPSACEKMQHNSSNASDGINSFHPGYQNQNEDFNDEVINIHRAITRESHFNEAIGTNDNQVLQRLSTLSRTLSHMTAADMKSFKIDENDFDLKAILKFMAHKNEENGIKTKNCEVVFKDLTITGKNTSASVVKDVTDVFFPPYAFIRNRIEARRNAFDFKKLPKTRKIVKDATGYLLPGTMTLVLGRPGAGCSSLLKVLSGETKTYIGYEGEISYGGIPSDVMFKDHKNQLIYNPELDVHFPYLTVEETMQFAIGCKTPNIRINNVSRKEYINTIKDLYLTLFGLKHVEKTLVGNDFVRGISGGQRKRVSIAEAMVTKGTVFCFDNATRGLDASTALEFAESLRTSTNITETTSVVTIYQASENIYKLFDYVTVLYLGRQVYFGPIDQAVDFFYRMGYEKPSRQTTPEFLTAVTDPLARNIRAGFKQSEIPQTADEFEQYWKNSPEYADLVRTVDSKLQYANGSETHQNFKDVAVAEKQKWTSSKSPYIINFVEQLKLCCERRFHNLVNNKAYTLTLVFAAVIQSLIIGSLYYNTTEETIGAFSRGGVLFFSCLYFAIMSLAETADLFMDKPILNKQFCYTMYRPSAELIAKQLVSFPVRCLAITCFSLIIYFLSNLKREAGSFFIYYLFVNLIVQAVVSLFTLLASLMPDLSAANGINGITMMSMIVYSSYMIQRPSMWWWFKWFSYCNPVLYAFESMILSEFRGRVMPCSETQLIPSGPSYSSINPLINQVCGFVGAAPSKELYNGRNDVDGMIYLKLAFQYTWGHMWRNFGIMFAFIFGYLSINAILVENYNPIVASSDKLLFIHGANIPTSLLEAIGVTDNTVDPESNAGIKEKSEDEINDEISESRRSTTNLENQKLGSSDIFMWQNVDYVVPYDGEDRKLLDNVQGYVLPGTLTALMGESGAGKTTLLNVLSRRVDVGVVSGDMLINGKPIDSSFERRTGYVQQQDLHIAELTVRESLIFSARLRRPHTVPDKEKIEYVDEVIKILNMEEYSDSITGESGYGLNVEQRKKLSIATELVAKPSLLLFLDEPTSGLDSQSSWAIVQVLKDLARAGQAILCTIHQPSATLFEEFDKLLLLRRGGQTVYFGDIGKNSETLLNYFEQQGARKCSPTENPAEYILEAIGAGSISATEDWNEKWLQSEQCAAVTQEIANLIAETSKLPASDNSELTSKFAAPYIVQFREVFRRTFLQFYRSLPYIMAKFMLFLVGGLLAGFSFWNSKHSVVGMQNVMFACFLAVVVAAPLINQIQEKAIASRELYEVRESKSNTFHWSLLMICQYLTEIPFSIIFSTIYFICWYFPIQLDNSAARCGMWWFTYCIFFQLYYVSLGLAIVYSSPDLPSANVLTGLALNFIISFCGVVQTPKLMPGFWKFMWRLSPFTYFMDNFLSLGLHERVVECSKQEYNYLQPPSGSTCGDYLANYFKTNNGYVNNPNATSDCAVCLYRVGDEYLKSVGMSYSHRWRNVGFYCVYIGFNVCAMAGLYYILRVRKMNVTSPFVSLAKRFQKK, encoded by the coding sequence ATGTCATCTGTCAGTGATTCCAGTGTTGGAAAACGTGATGTCCCTTCTGCATGCGAGAAAATGCAACACAATTCTTCTAATGCTAGTGACGGAATCAATTCTTTCCATCCTGGttaccaaaaccaaaatgaagattttaACGACGAAGTGATAAACATCCACAGGGCAATTACCAGGGAATCTCATTTTAATGAAGCAATTGGTACCAATGACAACCAAGTCCTTCAGCgtctttcaacattatcTAGAACTTTATCCCATATGACTGCTGCAGACAtgaaatctttcaaaatcgACGagaatgattttgatttaaaGGCAATTCTTAAATTCATGGCACACAAGAATGAGGAGAACGGTATCAAAACGAAAAATTGTGAAgttgttttcaaagatCTAACAATCACAGGTAAAAACACCTCTGCTTCCGTTGTTAAAGATGTCACCGATGTATTTTTTCCACCATACGCTTTTATAAGAAACAGGATAGAGGCCAGAAGGAATgcttttgatttcaagaaattgccAAAGACGAGAAAAATTGTTAAGGATGCCACTGGTTACTTACTGCCTGGTACAATGACTTTAGTATTAGGAAGACCTGGTGCTGGTTGCTCTTCacttttgaaagttttatCAGGAGAAACTAAAACTTATATAGGTTACGAAGGTGAAATATCTTATGGAGGAATTCCATCTGACGTGATGTTCAAAGACCATAAGAACCAGTTGATTTACAATCCCGAATTGGACGTTCATTTTCCTTACCTAACTGTCGAGGAAACCATGCAATTTGCAATTGGGTGTAAGACGCCAAATATTAGGATCAATAATGTATCAAGGAAAGAATACATCAATACTATCAAGGACCTATATCTCActttgtttggtttgaaaCACGTTGAAAAAACGTTGGTTGGTAATGATTTTGTCAGAGGTATTTCAGGTggtcaaagaaaaagggtTTCCATTGCAGAAGCCATGGTAACAAAAGGTACtgttttctgttttgatAACGCTACAAGAGGTTTGGATGCATCGACCGCCCTAGAATTTGCAGAATCATTAAGAACATCGACAAACATCACTGAAACAACTTCTGTTGTTACCATTTATCAAGCGTCTGAGAATATATACAAACTTTTCGATTATGTTACTGTTCTGTATCTTGGTCGTCAAGTTTATTTTGGTCCTATTGATCAAGCCGTTGACTTTTTTTACAGAATGGGTTACGAGAAACCTTCGAGACAGACTACACCGGAGTTTTTGACCGCAGTGACTGATCCTCTAGCCAGAAATATCAGAGCTGGATTCAAGCAATCAGAAATTCCACAAACCGCTGATGAATTCGAACAGTACTGGAAAAATTCCCCTGAATATGCTGATTTGGTTCGTACTGTGgattcaaaacttcaataTGCAAATGGAAGTGAAACTCAccaaaatttcaaagatgtGGCAGTTGctgaaaaacagaaatggacatcttcaaaatctccatacatcatcaacttcgTCGAGCAATTAAAGTTGTGTTGTGAGAGGAGGTTTCACAATCTTGTTAATAATAAAGCCTATACTTTGACATTAGTTTTTGCTGCTGTTATTCAGTCGTTGATTATTGGTTCCCTCTATTACAATACAACGGAAGAAACAATCGGTGCTTTTTCGAGAGGTGGtgttcttttcttctcatGCCTTTATTTTGCAATTATGTCCCTCGCTGAAACTGCAGATTTGTTTATGGATAAAccaattttgaataagCAATTCTGCTACACTATGTACCGTCCTTCTGCAGAATTAATTGCTAAACAGTTGGTATCCTTTCCAGTCCGATGCCTAGCAATCacatgtttttctttgattatTTACTTCTTATCAAACCTGAAGAGAGAAGCTGgctctttttttatttattacTTATTTGTCAATTTGATTGTGCAGGCTGTTGTTTCATTATTTACATTGCTCGCTTCTCTAATGCCAGATCTATCTGCCGCTAATGGTATTAATGGTATAACTATGATGTCAATGATTGTGTACTCATCATATATGATTCAAAGGCCTTCTATGTGGTGGTGGTTCAAATGGTTCTCATATTGTAACCCGGTTCTATATGCATTTGAATCAATGATCCTATCTGAATTTAGGGGAAGGGTTATGCCTTGCTCAGAGACTCAGTTAATTCCGTCTGGCCCATCCTATAGCAGCATCAATCCTCTTATAAATCAGGTCTGTGGGTTTGTTGGTGCTGCTCCTTCCAAGGAACTATATAATGGCAGAAATGATGTCGATGGtatgatttatttgaaattagcATTTCAGTATACGTGGGGCCATATGTGGAGAAACTTTGGTATAATGTTTGCGTTCATTTTTGGTTACCTTTCGATTAATGCTATTTTAGTCGAAAACTATAATCCGATTGTCGCCTCATCTGACAAACTACTATTTATTCATGGTGCAAACATTCCTACCTCACTTTTGGAAGCTATTGGTGTCACTGATAACACTGTTGATCCCGAAAGTAATGCTGGTATAAAAGAGAAGTCCGAAGATGAAATAAATGACGAAATTTCAGAGTCTAGAAGGTCGACCACAAACCTTGAAAATCAGAAGTTAGGATCCAGTGATATTTTCATGTGGCAGAATGTTGACTATGTTGTTCCTTATGACGGCGAAGATAGAAAGTTGCTAGACAATGTGCAAGGGTACGTTTTGCCAGGTACATTAACTGCATTGATGGGTGAATCCGGTGCTGGTAAGACTACTTTGTTGAATGTTCTATCTAGGCGTGTGGATGTTGGTGTCGTAAGTGGGGACATGCTTATTAATGGAAAACCGATTGATTCCTCCTTTGAAAGGAGAACTGGTTATGTTCAACAGCAGGACCTTCATATTGCAGAATTGACTGTTAGagaatctttgattttcagtGCAAGATTAAGAAGACCACACACTGTACcagacaaagaaaaaattgagtACGTTGATGAAGTTATAAAGATTCTAAACATGGAGGAATATTCAGATTCCATTACAGGCGAATCTGGTTATGGTTTGAATGTTGAACAGAGAAAGAAACTATCTATTGCTACCGAGCTCGTCGCAAAACCAtcattattgttatttttggatGAACCTACGTCTGGTCTAGATTCCCAGTCTTCATGGGCTATTGTCCAAGTTTTAAAGGATTTGGCACGTGCCGGTCAAGCTATTTTGTGTACTATCCACCAGCCGTCGGCAACATTGTTTGAAGAGTTCGACAAGTTGTTACTTTTGAGGAGAGGTGGTCAGACTGTTTACTTTGGTGATATTGGTAAAAATTCAGAAACTCTGTTGAACTATTTTGAACAGCAAGGAGCAAGAAAATGTTCGCCAACCGAAAACCCTGCAGAGTATATCCTAGAAGCAATCGGTGCCGGTTCCATCTCTGCTACCGAAGATTGGAATGAAAAATGGCTTCAATCTGAACAGTGTGCTGCTGTCACTCAAGAAATTGCCAACCTTATTGCTGAAACATCGAAGTTGCCTGCATCTGACAACTCCGAACTTACCTCAAAGTTTGCTGCTCCATATATTGTCCAGTTTCGTGAAGTTTTTAGGAGAAcatttttgcaattttaCAGAAGTTTACCTTATATCATGGCAAAGTTTATGTTGTTTTTAGTCGGTGGTTTGCTAGCTGGATTTTCATTCTGGAACAGTAAGCATAGTGTAGTGGGTATGCAAAATGTCATGTTTGCCTGTTTtcttgctgttgttgttgctgccCCATTAATCAACCAAATCCAGGAGAAGGCCATTGCGTCTCGAGAATTGTATGAGGTTAGAGAATCCAAATCTAATACTTTCCACTGGTCCTTGTTAATGATATGCCAATACTTGACAGAAATTCCATTCTCCATTATATTTTCTACGATTTACTTCATTTGCTGGTACTTCCCGATTCAATTGGATAATTCAGCTGCTAGATGTGGTATGTGGTGGTTCACTTATTGTATCTTCTTCCAACTGTATTACGTTTCATTAGGGCTTGCAATTGTTTATTCATCCCCTGATTTGCCATCTGCCAATGTTCTTACCGGTTTAGCTTTgaattttattatttctttctgTGGTGTTGTTCAAACACCAAAACTAATGCCTGGGTTCTGGAAGTTTATGTGGAGGCTTTCACCTTTCACGTATTTCATGGATAACTTTTTGTCTCTTGGACTACACGAACGTGTAGTCGAATGCTCCAAACAAGAATACAATTACTTACAACCTCCAAGTGGATCAACGTGTGGCGATTATTTAGCAAACTACTTCAAAACGAACAATGGTTACGTTAATAATCCAAATGCAACCTCTGATTGTGCCGTCTGTCTATACAGAGTAGGAgatgaatatttgaagagTGTTGGAATGTCGTATAGCCATAGATGGAGAAATGTTGGTTTCTACTGTGTCTACATTGGATTTAATGTTTGTGCAATGGCTGGTCTTTATTACATCCTAAGAGTAAGAAAGATGAACGTTACTAGTCCTTTTGTTTCACTAGCAAAGAggttccaaaaaaaataa